TGCAGTGAGCAGGGGTGCTATGCAGCATTCAGGATATAATCCTGTTCAGGACGGCAAACTTGATGAGAGCGGCCGTGTTCTTGGTGTGGGTTTTCTCCAGCAGGTTCTGACGGTGCGTTTCGATGGTTCGTTTGCTGGTGAACAGTTTTTCTGAAATCTCGGCATTGGTAAACCCTTCTGATATAAGGTTCAGCACTTCCAACTCTCGCTTCGACAGCTCTTTGTGAGGTTTCCTGACAACGTCAAGGTCCAGAGGGGGGGCGGGAGGGACATGGTGGTTTGCTTTGCGCAGGAGGTCGATGGTAAGGGTGGGGCTGATGTAGCGCATGCCAGAGGCGACCAGCCTGATGGCCTCCAGGAGTTCTTCTTTGCTGATGTTCTTCAGCAGGTAGCCCGCCGCCCCTGCCTCCAGCATCTGGTGTACGTACC
This window of the Pontibacter russatus genome carries:
- a CDS encoding response regulator transcription factor, producing MIKLVLTDDHRLFREGIKALLTEDEAIEVAGEAASGSELLELLTSVPADIVLLDISMPDMDGLEAINLLQRRHPDLKVLVLSMLDNEWYVHQMLEAGAAGYLLKNISKEELLEAIRLVASGMRYISPTLTIDLLRKANHHVPPAPPLDLDVVRKPHKELSKRELEVLNLISEGFTNAEISEKLFTSKRTIETHRQNLLEKTHTKNTAALIKFAVLNRIIS